The Acidobacteriota bacterium genome segment ACGGTTGAGCAAACAGCAGCGCGGGTCCGTGAAGACATCGAGGAAGAGCTCGACCCGGTGAGTCTCGCTGTCGACGATCGCATGTTTCGCTTGCTCGGCATGATGGGACCCGACGATGCGCTTGCTGAGATTTATCCAGAACTGTATGCCGAGCAGGTTGCCGGCTTCTACGATGGCGACACCCAAGAACTCGTCATTGCCGGCGACAGTGACGAACTCAGCCCGCTGACGAAAAGCGTGGTAGTCCACGAACTCATACATGCGCTCACCGACCAGTATTTCGGCTTCCATGACCAGATGGTCGAACTTTCCGATGCAGATGGCCGCAGCGAGGACGTCGCCGCACTACAGGCGCTCGTCGAAGGCGATGCCACCTACTTCCAGTTCCTCTATCTGCAACAACTGTCCGTGCTTGAGCAGGTTGCGATGCTCGCCGAGGCCCAAGAAGTGCCGACAGACGTTCTCGACGCGGCACCCGAGTTTCTCTCTGAGAGCCTCGGGTTTCCATATACCACCGGCATGATCTTCGTCCAGAATCTCATCGACCTCGGCGGCTCTGTGGCCCTGGATACCGCGTATGGCGCAGTGCCGGCGACCACAGAACAGATTATCCATCCCGAACGCTATCGGACCGGCGAAGGTGCGAGCATTGTTGAAGACGCACAGGTCACCCTCGACGGATGGGAACTCCAAATCACTGACACGCTCGGTGAGTGGGGTCTGAATCTGCTGCTACTCGGTTCGATTTCGCGTGGCAACCGTGTCGTTGTCACAAACGGTTGGGGCGGCGACTCATACTCGGTGTATTACACCGATGATCAGATCGCATTCGTGTTCAGCTACGTTGGTGATTCGGAGGACGACGCGTCCGAGGTCACCCAGGCTCTCATCGACCACACCCGCAACACTCTCGCTCTCGGCGAAGGCGTCTCCGATGGCGGTGGGCAGTTGTGGGAAGTCGATGGTCGGTACGCGTTCATCGACCGTGCTGGAGACGGGCTCGTGTACATCCTGTCGACCGACATAGACGCAGGTCGATCGATCCGTTCACAGGTCTCGGCTCCGTAACCGACCGCTTGTCGGTACGCCGTTAGGAAGGTCTTCCGCCGCCGCGGGACATGGCCTATGTTTAAGGAGCTGACTCGCGCTCGAAGAAGTTGCCCTGCGTTCGACGCGGCTGCTCACGGCGCGTTTGCGACCCTCGGTGGAGTGAGTGAGAGAGTGGAACACCAGCCAAGAATGCCGGTTTCGGGTTATCCGCGCCCGGCGTTGGGTCGTCGACCGTGGTTTGCTTTGCTGCGTCTTGCGCGCAGTTTGCGACGTTTTGCCTTAGCCATAGTGCCAATACGGTACCAGCAATTCTTATGAACCCACGAATCCGCGTGCGAGTGGTCGACGCTCTGGGCAGCGAGTGGACACCAATACTCGCCACCTCTCGGCGCACCCGACGCCGTGGGCTTCGACCCCACCCGACGGGGCGGTCCATGATCTTTTCAGGCCGTTCCGTCCACAGTGTCGGCATGCATGCGCGAATCGGGGTAATCGCGATCGACAGAACGGGCAGGGTCGTCGGGACAACGTGTCTGTATCCGAACCGTCTTGTGCTGTTCGCAAAGGCATCTCTGATACTCGAGGTCCCGTGGTGCTCTCGCCTCCCCAAACTCGGGGCTCAGCTCGTTGCCGAAACCAAACGGGTCGACAGAACGGACATCGAGGCGAACAAGGTCTGCAAAGGCCACGATGGCGAAGGCCGCACCGCAGGCCGCTGCTGAAATCTCGTATCCTTGCTCTTATGCAGGGAACCCTCGCACTATGTGGCACGCCGATCGGAAACTTAGGCGACGTCTCGAAACGGCTCGCCGACACGTTGCGCACGGCCGACATCGTGTATGCCGAGGACACCAGGCGTACCAGCATCTTGCTTGGGCATCTCGGGATCTCAACGCCGCTTCGTTCCATGTTCGTTGGGAATGAAAAGCTAAGGGCGGAAGAGATTCGTAAACGACTGTCTCTTGGAGAATTCGTTGTAGTCGTGACGGATGCCGGGATGCCTGTTGTATCCGATCCAGGCGCGTCGGCAGTTGTAGCGGCCGAGGCTGCGGGAGCCATCGTCACGGTGATACCAGGGCCCAGTGCCGTGAGTGCCGCGCTCGCTGCCAGCGGATTCACGGGCGATCGGTTCGTGTTCGAAGGGTTCCTCCCACGCAAGGGGCGCGAAAGAACCACACGCATTGCAGGCATTGCCACCGACGAACGAACAGTTGTGCTATTCGCCTCCCCGAAGCGGCTTGCAAAGGATCTCGGCGATCTAGCTGCGGTGCTCGGTGACGAC includes the following:
- the rsmI gene encoding 16S rRNA (cytidine(1402)-2'-O)-methyltransferase, with the protein product MQGTLALCGTPIGNLGDVSKRLADTLRTADIVYAEDTRRTSILLGHLGISTPLRSMFVGNEKLRAEEIRKRLSLGEFVVVVTDAGMPVVSDPGASAVVAAEAAGAIVTVIPGPSAVSAALAASGFTGDRFVFEGFLPRKGRERTTRIAGIATDERTVVLFASPKRLAKDLGDLAAVLGDDRRVVIAREITKIYEEFWRGDLGSARDHWLAANVKGECTIVIEGRPPQPPSLDEALDVVATMMDGGVRFAEAVREASAVTGVRRNDVYDAAIDRRDR